From Numida meleagris isolate 19003 breed g44 Domestic line chromosome 4, NumMel1.0, whole genome shotgun sequence, the proteins below share one genomic window:
- the UBE2K gene encoding ubiquitin-conjugating enzyme E2 K encodes MANIAVQRIKREFKEVLKSEETSKNQIKVDLVDENFTELRGEIAGPPDTPYEGGRYQLEIKIPETYPFNPPKVRFITKIWHPNISSVTGAICLDILKDQWAAAMTLRTVLLSLQALLAAAEPDDPQDAVVANQYKQNPEMFKQTARLWAHVYAGAPVSSPEYTRKIENLCAMGFDRNAVIVALSSKSWDVETATELLLSN; translated from the exons acgagcaaaaatcaaattaaagtAGAtcttgtagatgagaattttaCAGAATTAAGAGGAGAAATAGCAGGACCTCCGGACACACCATATGAAG gtgGAAGATATCAACTAGAGATAAAAATTCCAGAAACATATCCATTTAATCCTCCTAag GTGCGGTTTATCACCAAAATATGGCATCCTAATATTAGCTCAGTTACTGGGGCCATTTGTTTGGATATTCTGAAAGATCAATG ggCAGCAGCAATGACTCTAAGAACAGTGTTGTTATCTCTGCAAGCATTGTTGGCAGCTGCAGAACCAGACGATCCACAAGACGCAGTAGTGGCAAACCAG tacaaacaaaatccagaaatgTTTAAACAGACAGCTCGACTTTGGGCACATGTGTATGCTGGAGCACCAGTTTCTAGTCCAGAATACaccagaaaaatagaaaacctTTGTGCTATGGGCTTTGATAGG AACGCAGTAATAGTGGCCTTGTCTTCAAAATCATGGGATGTAGAGACTGCAACAGAATTACTCCTGAGTAACTGA